The Musa acuminata AAA Group cultivar baxijiao chromosome BXJ1-8, Cavendish_Baxijiao_AAA, whole genome shotgun sequence genomic sequence TCAGCCTATTGACGGCATTCGACATGTTTTAATTGGAGGAATTATGATGCACCTGTCTATATATATCTAGCAACAGAGAAGCTGCAGAAACATAAAGGTAAAGACTGCTTAAGAAACTGATTCTCTGCAGAACACTCTTGAAGAATCTATTGTGCAAtctttcattttggaagtgtTTGTGTGATCAATAATATTGCTTTCAAGTGCTTCCGACATATCAAAGGCAAGGCAGGTGCATGTGATTTGATCAGCATCTTCACACCCGAAGCATGAAGAGACTTGCACGTCCCAGTTCTAATTGCTGGCTAAACAATGCCAGTCCAGTTCTGTGCCCCATTTATTGAAGGAAACAATTACTCTTCGATGAGTTTTTGGATGACCAAGATTGTCCTAGGTATGttatctcatctcatctcattcaAATGTTCTATCGATCGGCTACCCGATTAATAGACTACTAATCTCTTACTACAGAACTCGGGATTCCTCTGCTACATGCAAAGAAGTCGTCATCTCATGGACCAAAACAAACACTCAAGACTGACCATTATATGTTAGTTATTGCAAGAACTTCTTCATCTGCATTATGCTTCAAGCGTTCCACAGCCTTGTCTACCTGCAAAATCCCAGCAACAAATTAACAccccacaaggaagaagaagatgaaacctCTCTGCACCAGACTTGCCTCCGTGTTCCAGTTTGTCCTGGCTGTCAAGACTACGAGTGCCAGCGTCTGCACAAAGACTCCAATTATCAGCCCCCACCATATTCCCTGAAGCAGAGGTAGAGATCAAGTGTTAGCCCGTCTGTGTGTGCCTCGACAAATCCATGGACCCCTGCACCCAAAGAACCCAGCACTCACAGCTGCTCCTAAGCTTGTTTTGAACCCGAGAACGCATCCGATGGGGAGGCCGATGAAGTAGTAAGCCCCGACGTTCACGTATGCAACGATGCCTTGCCACCCACTCCCGATAGCAACTCCTGTGAGAGATTGATTGTTCGCGCAGCATTCATCAGTGTGATCTTACGGTCTCTTTTCTCAAACATTGTGTGTTTGACAAGACGGATGAGGGGAACAGCACCGTGTCATACCTGAGAGGATCGGTTGAACACCATTCAAGAAAATAGAGATTGCAAGTAATGGGGTCAACTGAACCACCATTTGGATCACATCGGTGCTGCTGGTGTAGAGCTTGCTCAAGGGAGTGCGGAGCACGAGGACCAGCACACTGATCACCACGCTGATGCCGAGGCTCGtcgcgacgacgacgatgacggcgAGCCTCGCCACCCTCGGGTGGGCAGCGCCCAGCTCGTTGCCAACTCGAACGCTGCGAGATCGATCAAGGCCGAGAAAGAGTTCAAACTAGCGAGAAGACCGGAGTCTCCGAAAGTAGTCAAGAGTGTCGTCGATCTCACACCAACCTGGCTGCGTTGCTCAATCCCAGCATGATCATGAAGTCCCAGTTCCAGtagttgacactgcagcatttgcCAGTTTCAATGATGAGTAAGTAATGCCATGAAGAAGATGTTCGGTTGTGTTCATTACCATATAGAAACTGCATCAAGTGACACTTCTGGATTTTTCAGGTATCCCGTCAGAAGGACAAATCCTTGTACATACCAAATCTCCAAGCTGCACAAAGAGAATGTAATCTCAATCCCtatgataagagagagagagagagagagagagagagacttacaCTAGCATGATGGCTGAGGCGACAGTGAGTTTGAGATAGGACCAAAGGCCTTTAAAAGCCTGGGAAGAGAATCCGGTCCAAGTGTCCTTACAAGCAGGATTGAAGATGATGAAGAGCCATGTGATCAGCACGAGCACCCACCAGGAGAAGCTCAAGGTGAGGGCAGCCCCCAGGACTCCGAATCGGAACACGAAGACGGCCAACCAAGAGATGAGGACGTGAAACAGCAGCACCGCGACGGCGATGTAGGCCATGGGGTTCACGATGTTCTGCGCCTGCAGGAACCTCTGCATGGGGCAGTAGAGCGCGAAGGCTACGAGCTGCGGCAGCAGGCCGCGCGCGTACAACTGCCCTACCGCCGCGATCGACTCCGACTGCCCGATCGCCCGGAGGAGCGAGCCCGAGTACCAGTAGAGGAAGGCAAGAATGATGGCTGCGGCGAAGTGGAGAATGAGGGCCCTTTGGCAGATGATGCCCAAGGCTCTGTACTTCTTGGCTCCGTAGGCTTGGCCACACACCGTCTGCACCGCACTCGCCATCCCGAGCTACAGCGGGGATGCATACAGATTGAGTCTTAGTTTGACATTGTATGAGTTATTTGCTTTTAATTGTTGATGAATATTTTTGGTTTTGTTTCTCATATAAACCTCAATTTGTGATATCTCtttttactattttataatttataatttattcttttaataataataataataataatatcttcgACCCCTTCATTTTTCCACCACACAACTTTTTGGTTGACTACATATGAGACAAAAACTCTTTCTAAAGAATAACTCTATGAGAATAAAGTGTTATTTTTCTTTTCCAAGGAACAAAAATGAGTGACTCGAGTTCAAAATTTTacaataaattatcaaaatatttagttgtaattttccttttaaaaaaaatattgttttgaAAATGAATCTCTCAGACTATAGAAAACTATGAAAAGAAgtgaatattaattatttcatagATAAAAGATTGAAATGAAATGAACACACTTATTTCTATAAGTTCTAGTGCGATCATTTTCATGGATGAAGAAGATTGAAACGAAATGAAccaatcctcttcttcttcctcgtcttcttccAATCCTTATCTCTACTTTAATGGCGTATCGTGTTCCAtgaagagaaagagagggagggagagcaCGGTGCACACGTACCATGATCCCATAAGCGAGTCCCTGGATCCCGACGTTGGTGATGGAGGCACCGGCGAGGTCGAGCTTGCCGAGGTGGCCCACAAACATCTGCGTGACGAGGCTGAGCATGAAGTTGAAGAGCTGCACCAGGATGGAC encodes the following:
- the LOC135680607 gene encoding protein DETOXIFICATION 41-like codes for the protein MREEEREDGAALLDVDESSRAAEEVLGAEPVPLRAVSRLAAWESRNLWRLSWASILVQLFNFMLSLVTQMFVGHLGKLDLAGASITNVGIQGLAYGIMLGMASAVQTVCGQAYGAKKYRALGIICQRALILHFAAAIILAFLYWYSGSLLRAIGQSESIAAVGQLYARGLLPQLVAFALYCPMQRFLQAQNIVNPMAYIAVAVLLFHVLISWLAVFVFRFGVLGAALTLSFSWWVLVLITWLFIIFNPACKDTWTGFSSQAFKGLWSYLKLTVASAIMLVLEIWYVQGFVLLTGYLKNPEVSLDAVSICVNYWNWDFMIMLGLSNAASVRVGNELGAAHPRVARLAVIVVVATSLGISVVISVLVLVLRTPLSKLYTSSTDVIQMVVQLTPLLAISIFLNGVQPILSGVAIGSGWQGIVAYVNVGAYYFIGLPIGCVLGFKTSLGAAGIWWGLIIGVFVQTLALVVLTARTNWNTEVDKAVERLKHNADEEVLAITNI